Proteins encoded in a region of the Pseudomonas putida genome:
- a CDS encoding FMN-binding negative transcriptional regulator gives MYNSKPHQEHDLARLHQHMLDTRLAVLVSHGEQGLLATHLPVLVDTAEGEFGTVYAHLARANRQWQDLEQGGEALLVFPGADAYVSPSYYPSKADNPKVVPTWNYLAVHAYGPADVIHEAEPLLAIVSRLTDRHEQGRSEPWKVTDAPADYLDGMLRAIVGVRLPIARLQGARKLSQNRSEQDIAGVCESLSASTDQQDNQLAAHMRQL, from the coding sequence ATGTACAACAGCAAACCCCACCAGGAACACGACCTCGCCCGCCTGCACCAACACATGCTGGACACCCGCCTGGCCGTTCTGGTCAGCCACGGCGAGCAGGGCCTGCTGGCCACGCACCTGCCGGTGCTGGTCGATACCGCTGAGGGCGAGTTCGGCACAGTGTATGCCCACCTGGCCCGGGCCAACCGCCAATGGCAAGACCTCGAGCAAGGCGGCGAAGCGCTGCTGGTGTTCCCCGGCGCCGATGCCTATGTCAGCCCCAGCTACTACCCAAGCAAGGCCGATAACCCCAAGGTGGTGCCGACCTGGAACTACCTGGCTGTGCACGCCTATGGCCCGGCCGATGTTATCCATGAGGCCGAGCCGCTGCTGGCGATCGTAAGCCGCCTGACCGACCGACACGAACAGGGGCGCAGCGAACCGTGGAAGGTCACCGATGCCCCTGCTGACTACCTCGACGGCATGCTCCGCGCCATCGTCGGGGTCCGCCTGCCCATCGCCCGCCTGCAAGGCGCGCGCAAGCTCAGCCAGAACCGCTCCGAGCAAGACATCGCCGGTGTGTGCGAAAGCCTGAGCGCCAGTACCGATCAACAAGACAACCAACTCGCGGCGCACATGCGCCAACTCTGA
- a CDS encoding N-acetyltransferase family protein, with the protein MSSVTLRPVTAQDHAAWQALWQAYLHFYETELADEVSQSTWQRLLDPNEPTHSALAWVDGKAVGMVNFIYHRSNWSIENACYLQDLYVDSTQRGLGIGRQLIEHVYTTAKADNCSKVHWLTHETNATAISLYQQVAERSGFIQFRKGL; encoded by the coding sequence ATGTCTAGCGTTACCCTGCGCCCTGTCACCGCCCAAGATCACGCCGCCTGGCAGGCCCTGTGGCAGGCCTACTTGCACTTCTACGAAACCGAGTTGGCCGATGAAGTCAGCCAGAGCACCTGGCAGCGCCTGCTCGACCCTAACGAGCCAACCCATTCGGCACTGGCCTGGGTCGATGGCAAGGCCGTGGGGATGGTCAACTTCATCTACCATCGCTCCAACTGGAGCATCGAGAATGCCTGCTACCTGCAAGACCTGTACGTGGACAGCACGCAGCGTGGCCTGGGCATCGGTCGGCAACTGATCGAACACGTCTACACCACCGCCAAGGCCGATAACTGCAGCAAGGTGCACTGGCTGACCCACGAAACCAACGCCACCGCCATCAGCCTGTATCAGCAGGTTGCCGAGCGCTCGGGCTTCATCCAATTCCGCAAAGGTTTGTAG
- a CDS encoding GNAT family N-acetyltransferase has protein sequence MTDALNWKPAATPKAEPIEGRFIRLEKLDPVRHGNDLWEVLQGPASDPVLWDYLPYGRFAERAAFDRWLEGNAAGQDPLYYTVIDRASGQAQGILTLMSIVPDHGRIEIGHIAFGAPMQRTPKSTEAVYLLGKLGFELGNRRLEWKCNNANARSKRAAERFGFTYEGVFRKHLVVKDHNRDTAWYSITDDEWPAVAAGFERWLGEDNQQPGGQRQTLEACRNG, from the coding sequence ATGACTGACGCATTGAACTGGAAACCCGCCGCAACACCCAAGGCCGAGCCAATCGAAGGCCGCTTCATCCGCCTGGAAAAGCTCGACCCGGTGCGCCATGGCAACGACCTCTGGGAGGTACTGCAGGGGCCAGCCTCCGACCCAGTGCTGTGGGACTACCTGCCCTACGGCCGATTCGCCGAACGTGCCGCCTTCGATCGCTGGCTGGAAGGCAACGCTGCAGGCCAGGACCCGCTGTACTACACCGTCATCGACCGCGCTAGTGGCCAGGCCCAGGGCATCCTCACCCTGATGTCGATCGTGCCCGACCACGGCCGAATCGAAATCGGCCATATCGCTTTCGGCGCCCCCATGCAGCGCACGCCCAAGAGCACCGAGGCGGTGTACCTGCTGGGCAAGCTCGGCTTCGAACTGGGCAACCGCCGGCTGGAGTGGAAGTGCAATAACGCCAACGCCCGCTCGAAGCGTGCAGCGGAGCGATTTGGCTTCACCTACGAAGGGGTTTTCCGCAAACACCTGGTGGTGAAGGACCACAACCGCGATACGGCCTGGTATTCGATTACCGATGATGAATGGCCGGCGGTGGCTGCCGGCTTCGAGCGGTGGCTGGGTGAGGATAATCAGCAGCCAGGCGGGCAGCGACAAACATTGGAAGCGTGCCGCAACGGTTGA
- the aspA gene encoding aspartate ammonia-lyase, translating into MSSAASFRVEKDLLGTLEVPADAYYGIQTLRAANNFHLSGVPLSHYPKLVVALAMVKQAAADANRELGHLSDAKHAAITAACARLIKGDYHDQFVVDMIQGGAGTSTNMNANEVIANVALEAMGHQKGEYQYLHPNNDVNMAQSTNDAYPTAIRLGLLLGHDALLASLDSLIQAFAAKGKEFDHVLKMGRTQLQDAVPMTLGQEFRAFATTMTEDLQRLRSLAPELLTEINLGGTAIGTGINADPGYQALAVQRLAAISGQPLVPAADLIEATSDMGAFVLFSGMLKRTAVKLSKICNDLRLLSSGPRTGINEINLPARQPGSSIMPGKVNPVIPEAVNQVAFAIMGNDLALTVAAEGGQLQLNVMEPLIAYKIFDSIRLLQRAMDMLREHCIVGITANEQRCRELVEHSIGLVTALNPYIGYENATRIARVALESGRGVLELVREEKLLDDAMLDDILRPENMIAPRLVPLKS; encoded by the coding sequence ATGTCCTCCGCTGCATCGTTCCGCGTCGAAAAAGACTTGTTGGGTACCCTTGAAGTTCCTGCAGATGCCTACTACGGCATCCAGACCCTGCGCGCTGCCAACAACTTCCACCTCTCCGGTGTTCCACTGTCGCACTACCCGAAGCTGGTCGTGGCCCTGGCCATGGTCAAGCAGGCCGCTGCCGACGCCAACCGTGAGCTGGGTCACCTGAGCGATGCCAAGCACGCTGCCATCACCGCAGCCTGCGCCCGCCTGATCAAAGGCGATTACCACGACCAGTTCGTGGTGGACATGATCCAAGGCGGTGCTGGTACTTCTACCAACATGAACGCCAACGAAGTCATTGCCAACGTTGCACTGGAGGCCATGGGCCACCAGAAGGGTGAGTACCAGTACCTGCACCCGAACAACGACGTGAACATGGCGCAGTCGACCAACGACGCCTACCCGACCGCTATCCGTCTGGGCCTGCTGCTGGGTCACGACGCACTGCTGGCCAGCCTCGACAGCCTGATTCAGGCCTTCGCTGCCAAGGGTAAAGAATTCGACCACGTACTGAAGATGGGCCGTACCCAGCTGCAGGACGCCGTACCGATGACCCTGGGCCAGGAATTCCGCGCCTTCGCCACCACCATGACCGAAGACCTGCAGCGCCTGCGCTCGCTGGCCCCGGAACTGCTGACCGAAATCAACCTGGGCGGTACCGCCATCGGCACCGGCATCAACGCCGACCCTGGCTACCAGGCTCTGGCCGTACAGCGCCTGGCCGCCATCAGTGGCCAGCCGCTGGTACCGGCTGCCGACCTGATCGAAGCCACTTCCGACATGGGCGCCTTCGTGCTGTTCTCCGGCATGCTCAAGCGTACCGCGGTCAAGCTCTCGAAAATCTGTAACGACTTGCGTCTGCTGTCCAGCGGCCCGCGCACCGGCATCAACGAGATCAACCTGCCAGCGCGTCAGCCAGGCAGCTCGATCATGCCAGGCAAGGTCAACCCGGTTATCCCGGAAGCCGTCAACCAGGTGGCCTTCGCCATCATGGGCAACGACCTGGCCCTGACCGTCGCCGCCGAAGGTGGCCAGCTGCAGCTGAACGTGATGGAGCCGCTGATCGCCTACAAGATCTTCGACTCGATCCGCCTGCTGCAACGCGCCATGGACATGCTGCGCGAGCACTGCATCGTCGGCATCACCGCCAACGAACAGCGCTGCCGTGAACTGGTCGAGCACTCGATCGGCCTGGTCACTGCACTGAACCCGTACATCGGCTACGAAAACGCCACCCGTATCGCCCGCGTTGCCCTGGAAAGCGGCCGCGGCGTGCTGGAACTGGTGCGTGAAGAGAAGCTGCTGGACGACGCGATGCTCGACGACATCCTGCGTCCAGAAAACATGATCGCCCCGCGCCTGGTTCCGCTGAAGTCGTAA
- a CDS encoding polyamine ABC transporter substrate-binding protein, producing the protein MVRLKRLLTPFIAATLFTGALHAQAEQRTLRVYNWFDYITPQTLTDFQKDSGVKLVYDIFDTNEALEAKLLTGNSGYDVVVPSNVFLAKQIEAGVFQPLDRSKLPNWQHLDPALMKLIEANDPGNKFAVPYMYGTVLIGFNPAKVKAALGDNAPVDSWDLIFKEENIAKLKQCGVALLDSPSEIMPLALQYLGLPPNSDKPADYKKAEELMLKIRPHITYFHSSKYMADIANGDICVAVGYSGSFSQAANRAREAKNGVVVDMRLPKEGAPIWFDMLSIPKGAANPEDAHAFINYLLRPEVIAPISDFVGYPNPNKDATAKVNPTIRNNPNLYPTAEAMAKLYTLKPLARDAERARTRAWTRIKSGT; encoded by the coding sequence ATGGTCCGACTCAAGCGTCTGCTCACCCCGTTCATCGCTGCCACCCTGTTCACCGGTGCCCTGCACGCCCAAGCGGAGCAGCGCACCCTGCGTGTGTATAACTGGTTCGATTACATCACCCCGCAGACCTTGACCGACTTCCAGAAGGACAGCGGCGTCAAACTGGTGTACGACATCTTCGACACCAACGAAGCACTGGAGGCCAAGCTGCTCACCGGCAACTCCGGCTATGACGTGGTGGTGCCGTCCAACGTGTTCCTCGCCAAACAGATCGAAGCCGGGGTTTTCCAGCCGCTGGACCGCAGCAAGCTGCCGAACTGGCAACACCTGGACCCGGCGCTGATGAAGCTGATCGAAGCCAACGACCCAGGCAACAAGTTTGCCGTGCCGTATATGTATGGCACCGTGTTGATCGGCTTCAACCCGGCCAAGGTCAAGGCGGCGCTGGGCGACAATGCGCCGGTGGACAGCTGGGACCTGATCTTCAAGGAAGAGAACATCGCCAAGCTCAAGCAGTGCGGCGTAGCCCTGCTCGACTCGCCATCGGAGATCATGCCTCTGGCCCTGCAGTACCTGGGCTTGCCGCCGAACAGCGACAAACCGGCCGACTACAAGAAGGCCGAGGAACTGATGCTGAAGATTCGCCCGCATATCACCTACTTCCATTCCTCGAAGTACATGGCAGATATTGCCAATGGCGACATCTGCGTGGCAGTAGGCTACAGCGGCAGCTTCTCGCAGGCCGCCAACCGCGCCCGTGAGGCGAAAAATGGCGTGGTGGTGGACATGCGCCTGCCCAAGGAAGGCGCGCCGATCTGGTTCGACATGCTGTCGATTCCGAAGGGCGCGGCCAACCCGGAGGATGCGCATGCGTTCATCAACTACCTGCTGCGACCCGAGGTGATCGCACCCATCAGCGACTTCGTTGGGTATCCGAACCCGAACAAAGATGCGACCGCCAAGGTGAACCCGACGATTCGCAACAACCCCAACCTGTACCCGACGGCCGAGGCGATGGCCAAGCTGTATACCCTCAAGCCCCTGGCACGGGATGCCGAACGGGCGCGAACCCGGGCCTGGACGCGGATCAAGTCCGGCACCTGA
- a CDS encoding histone deacetylase family protein, translating to MLTIYSDDHRLHHGRCELIDGKLMPCFEMPSRADHVLDQVKKRNLGDIQGPTDFGRAPLLRIHSADYLNFFEGAWARWAALGHEGDLLPFTWPARTLRQVKPTGLHGELGYYSFDAGAPITAGTWQAAYSAAQVALTAQAAIQQGAHSAFALCRPPGHHAAGEVMGGYCYLNNAAIAAQAFLDQGRRKVAILDVDYHHGNGTQDIFYSRDDVFFASIHGDPQDEFPFFLGYADETGEGAGEGCNINYPLPAGSDWAAWSAALEDACQRIARYDADVLVISLGVDTFKDDPISQFKLDSPDYLEMGQRIGQLGKPTLFVMEGGYAVEEIGINAVNVLEGFQRAQPGAR from the coding sequence ATGCTGACGATCTATTCCGATGACCACCGCCTGCACCACGGCCGCTGCGAGCTGATCGACGGCAAGCTGATGCCCTGCTTCGAAATGCCTTCGCGTGCAGACCATGTGCTCGACCAGGTAAAAAAGCGCAACCTCGGCGATATCCAAGGCCCTACCGATTTCGGCCGCGCGCCGTTGCTTCGCATCCACAGCGCCGACTACCTGAACTTCTTCGAGGGCGCCTGGGCCCGCTGGGCCGCATTGGGCCATGAGGGCGACCTGCTACCCTTCACCTGGCCTGCACGCACCCTGCGCCAGGTAAAACCCACTGGCCTGCACGGTGAGCTGGGCTACTACAGTTTCGATGCCGGTGCACCGATCACCGCCGGCACTTGGCAAGCGGCCTACAGCGCCGCCCAGGTCGCCCTTACCGCCCAGGCAGCGATCCAACAAGGTGCCCATTCGGCCTTCGCGCTGTGCCGTCCGCCAGGGCACCACGCCGCTGGCGAAGTGATGGGTGGCTACTGCTACCTCAACAACGCCGCCATCGCCGCTCAGGCCTTCCTCGACCAAGGCCGGCGCAAGGTTGCCATCCTCGACGTCGACTACCACCACGGCAACGGAACCCAGGACATCTTCTACAGCCGCGACGATGTGTTCTTTGCCTCGATCCACGGCGACCCGCAGGATGAATTCCCGTTCTTCCTCGGCTATGCCGATGAAACCGGCGAAGGCGCCGGCGAGGGCTGCAACATCAACTACCCCTTGCCGGCCGGTAGCGACTGGGCTGCCTGGAGTGCCGCCCTGGAAGACGCCTGCCAGCGCATCGCCCGCTATGACGCCGACGTACTGGTGATCTCCCTGGGTGTGGACACCTTCAAGGATGACCCCATCTCGCAGTTCAAGTTGGACAGCCCGGACTACCTGGAGATGGGCCAGCGCATCGGCCAGCTGGGCAAGCCGACCTTGTTCGTGATGGAAGGCGGCTACGCTGTGGAAGAAATCGGTATCAACGCGGTCAATGTGCTGGAAGGCTTCCAGCGCGCCCAGCCAGGAGCCCGGTAA
- a CDS encoding PLP-dependent aminotransferase family protein: protein MSQQPLILPFDPAGIALDRRRGLSQQLYQALRARVLDGRLSSGTRLPATRDLAGMLALSRNSVVRAYDQLYAEGYIESRVGDGTYVSQLPKLSTQVSTELSLGLSTGLSTFSVGNTDDLSSDRRLSEPLQRLKSGHLPSPRSGAPRAFRVGIPAFDLFPFDVWAKLQAGFWRNPSPEQLGYGDPAGEPALRELIAAYLRRSRGLSCTAEQIVITSGAQQAISLCAQLLLQPGDGVAVENPGYRAAGHAFTLAGGRVFGVPVDEDGMDCGRLEQRPDCRLAYVTPAHQYPTGVTMSLARRLALLAWAERSDGWVIEDDYDGEYRYSGAPLAPLAALDRHGRVLYVGTFGKIAFPALRLGYLVLPPQLAQAFSQGKALAVRHSEVSSQCVMAEFMARGHFQRHIRRMRKAALNRRNVLKAGWPVDVPGLGAMPEVAAGLHVKVDVDNFAKEQELVARAEAVGVEVTPLSNFWLADSDVPVDKRAGLVLGFAAVPEGEIAEALMKLRKAWRK, encoded by the coding sequence ATGAGCCAGCAGCCCCTCATACTGCCTTTCGACCCTGCCGGCATCGCCCTTGATCGCCGTCGCGGGCTTAGCCAGCAGCTTTATCAGGCGTTACGGGCGCGGGTGCTGGATGGGCGCCTGAGCAGTGGCACGCGGCTGCCGGCCACACGTGACCTGGCGGGCATGCTGGCGCTGTCACGCAACAGCGTGGTGCGTGCCTATGACCAACTGTATGCCGAAGGCTACATCGAAAGCCGCGTCGGTGATGGCACGTACGTTAGCCAGCTTCCGAAACTATCCACACAAGTATCCACAGAGTTATCCCTGGGTTTATCAACAGGGTTATCCACATTTTCCGTTGGAAATACTGATGATTTATCCAGCGATCGACGTTTGAGCGAGCCTTTACAGCGCTTGAAAAGTGGTCATTTGCCCTCGCCAAGAAGCGGTGCGCCTCGTGCTTTTCGCGTCGGTATTCCGGCATTCGACCTGTTCCCATTTGACGTCTGGGCCAAGCTGCAGGCGGGTTTCTGGCGCAACCCTTCCCCTGAACAGCTGGGCTACGGTGATCCGGCAGGTGAGCCGGCTTTACGCGAGTTGATCGCGGCTTACCTGCGCCGCTCGCGCGGGCTGAGCTGCACGGCTGAACAAATTGTGATCACCAGTGGTGCGCAGCAGGCCATCAGCCTTTGTGCACAGCTGCTGCTGCAACCTGGCGACGGTGTGGCTGTGGAAAACCCAGGCTATCGGGCGGCCGGTCATGCTTTCACGCTGGCGGGTGGCCGAGTGTTTGGCGTGCCGGTGGATGAAGACGGCATGGATTGCGGCCGGCTCGAGCAACGGCCGGATTGCCGGCTGGCCTATGTCACGCCTGCTCACCAGTACCCGACCGGGGTGACCATGAGCCTGGCGCGCCGCCTGGCATTGCTGGCCTGGGCGGAACGCAGCGATGGCTGGGTCATCGAGGACGACTACGACGGCGAGTATCGCTACAGTGGCGCGCCGCTGGCCCCGCTGGCAGCGCTCGACCGGCACGGGCGGGTGCTGTATGTCGGCACCTTTGGCAAGATCGCCTTCCCGGCGTTACGCCTGGGCTATCTGGTGCTCCCGCCGCAGCTGGCGCAGGCGTTCAGCCAGGGCAAGGCGCTAGCGGTGCGGCATTCGGAGGTCAGCAGCCAGTGCGTGATGGCCGAGTTCATGGCCCGCGGGCATTTTCAGCGGCATATCCGCCGTATGCGCAAGGCGGCGTTGAACCGGCGCAATGTGCTCAAGGCCGGTTGGCCAGTGGATGTTCCGGGGTTGGGCGCAATGCCGGAAGTGGCGGCCGGGCTGCATGTGAAGGTCGATGTGGATAACTTTGCGAAAGAGCAGGAACTGGTGGCAAGAGCGGAGGCGGTGGGCGTGGAGGTAACACCGCTGAGCAATTTCTGGTTGGCGGATAGCGATGTGCCTGTGGATAAGCGAGCGGGCTTGGTGCTGGGGTTTGCGGCGGTGCCGGAGGGTGAGATTGCCGAGGCCCTGATGAAGCTGCGCAAAGCCTGGAGAAAGTGA
- the purE gene encoding 5-(carboxyamino)imidazole ribonucleotide mutase, whose amino-acid sequence MSALVGVIMGSKSDWSTLSHTADMLEKLGIPYEVKVVSAHRTPDLLFQYAEEAEGRGIEVIIAGAGGAAHLPGMCAAKTHLPVLGVPVQSSMLSGVDSLLSIVQMPAGVPVATLAIGRAGAVNAALLSASILGAKYPQYHAALKQFRTEQTDTVLDNPDPRQA is encoded by the coding sequence ATGAGTGCACTGGTTGGCGTGATCATGGGCTCCAAGTCCGATTGGTCCACCCTTAGCCACACCGCCGATATGCTGGAAAAACTCGGCATTCCCTACGAAGTGAAGGTGGTTTCCGCTCACCGCACCCCGGATCTGCTGTTCCAGTATGCCGAGGAGGCCGAGGGCCGTGGCATCGAGGTGATCATCGCCGGTGCCGGTGGCGCAGCCCACCTGCCAGGCATGTGCGCCGCCAAGACCCATCTGCCGGTGCTGGGCGTGCCGGTGCAGTCGTCGATGCTGTCGGGCGTCGATTCGCTGCTGTCGATCGTGCAGATGCCTGCTGGCGTGCCGGTTGCCACCCTGGCCATCGGCCGTGCCGGTGCGGTCAACGCTGCATTGCTGTCGGCCAGCATCCTTGGCGCCAAGTACCCGCAGTACCACGCGGCGTTGAAGCAGTTCCGCACGGAACAGACCGACACCGTGCTGGACAACCCAGACCCGCGCCAGGCTTGA
- the oadA gene encoding sodium-extruding oxaloacetate decarboxylase subunit alpha, translating to MSKKIHVTDTILRDAHQSLLATRMRTEDMLPICDKLDKVGYWSLEVWGGATFDACVRFLKEDPWERLRKLRAALPNTRLQMLLRGQNLLGYRHYSDDVVKAFVAKAAVNGIDVFRIFDAMNDVRNLRVAIEAVKAAGKHAQGTIAYTTSPVHTIEAFVNQAKQMEAMGCDSVAIKDMAGLLTPFATGELVKALKAEQSLPVFIHSHDTAGLAAMCQLKAVENGADHIDTAISSFAWGTSHPGTESMVAALKGSEFDTGLDLELLQEIGLYFYAVRKKYHQFESEFTAVDTRVQVNQVPGGMISNLANQLKEQGALNRMNEVLAEIPRVREDLGYPPLVTPTSQIVGTQAFFNVLAGERYKTITNEVKLYLQGGYGKAPGVVNEQLRRQAIGSEEVIDVRPADLLKPEMAKLRTDIGALARCEEDVLTFAMFPDIGRKFLEEREAGTLTPEALLPIPEAGAVSAPGGEGVPTEFVIDVHGETYRVDITGVGVKAEGKRHFYLSIDGMPEEVVFEPLNEFVGGGGSKRKQATDPGHVSTTMPGNIVDVLVKEGDVVKAGQAVLITEAMKMETEVQAAIAGKVVAIHVAKGDRVTPGEILIEIEG from the coding sequence ATGTCCAAGAAAATTCACGTAACCGACACGATCCTGCGCGACGCCCACCAGTCCCTGCTGGCCACCCGCATGCGTACCGAAGACATGCTGCCGATCTGCGACAAGCTCGACAAAGTCGGCTACTGGTCGCTGGAAGTCTGGGGTGGCGCCACCTTCGACGCCTGCGTGCGCTTCCTCAAGGAAGACCCGTGGGAGCGCCTGCGCAAGCTGCGTGCAGCACTGCCCAATACTCGCCTGCAAATGCTGCTGCGCGGCCAAAACCTGCTGGGCTACCGCCACTACAGCGACGACGTGGTCAAAGCTTTCGTCGCCAAGGCTGCGGTCAACGGCATCGATGTTTTCCGTATTTTCGACGCCATGAACGACGTGCGTAACCTGCGCGTGGCCATCGAAGCGGTCAAGGCCGCCGGCAAGCACGCCCAGGGCACCATCGCCTACACCACCAGCCCGGTGCACACCATCGAAGCCTTCGTGAACCAAGCCAAGCAGATGGAAGCCATGGGTTGCGACTCGGTAGCGATCAAGGACATGGCCGGCCTGCTGACCCCATTCGCCACTGGCGAGCTGGTCAAGGCGCTGAAGGCCGAGCAGTCGCTGCCGGTGTTCATCCACTCCCACGACACCGCCGGCCTGGCGGCCATGTGCCAGCTCAAGGCTGTGGAAAACGGTGCAGACCACATCGACACCGCCATTTCCAGCTTCGCCTGGGGCACCAGCCACCCGGGTACCGAGTCGATGGTTGCCGCGCTCAAGGGCAGTGAGTTCGATACCGGCCTGGACCTGGAACTGCTGCAGGAAATCGGCCTGTACTTCTACGCCGTGCGCAAGAAGTACCACCAGTTCGAAAGCGAGTTCACCGCCGTGGACACCCGCGTGCAGGTCAACCAGGTGCCGGGCGGCATGATTTCCAACCTGGCCAACCAGTTGAAAGAGCAGGGTGCGCTCAACCGCATGAACGAAGTGCTGGCTGAGATCCCACGTGTGCGTGAAGACCTTGGTTACCCGCCGCTGGTAACGCCGACCTCGCAGATCGTCGGCACCCAGGCGTTCTTCAACGTGCTGGCCGGCGAGCGCTACAAGACCATCACCAACGAGGTGAAGCTGTACCTGCAAGGCGGTTACGGCAAGGCGCCAGGTGTGGTCAACGAGCAACTGCGCCGCCAGGCGATCGGCAGCGAAGAAGTGATCGACGTGCGCCCGGCCGACCTGCTGAAGCCGGAGATGGCCAAGCTGCGTACCGACATCGGCGCCCTGGCCCGCTGTGAAGAGGACGTGCTGACCTTTGCCATGTTCCCGGACATTGGCCGCAAGTTCCTCGAAGAACGCGAAGCCGGCACGCTCACCCCGGAAGCCCTGCTGCCGATTCCAGAAGCTGGCGCCGTTTCTGCCCCTGGCGGTGAAGGCGTACCGACCGAGTTCGTCATCGACGTGCACGGCGAAACCTACCGCGTCGACATCACGGGTGTGGGTGTGAAGGCCGAAGGCAAGCGCCACTTCTACCTGTCCATCGACGGCATGCCGGAAGAAGTGGTGTTCGAACCACTCAACGAATTCGTCGGCGGCGGCGGCAGCAAACGCAAGCAAGCCACCGACCCAGGCCACGTCAGCACCACCATGCCAGGCAACATCGTCGATGTGCTGGTCAAGGAAGGTGACGTGGTCAAGGCCGGTCAGGCCGTGCTGATCACCGAAGCCATGAAGATGGAGACCGAAGTGCAGGCGGCCATCGCCGGCAAGGTCGTCGCCATCCATGTGGCCAAGGGCGATCGCGTGACGCCGGGTGAAATCCTGATCGAGATCGAGGGCTGA
- a CDS encoding AraC family transcriptional regulator, which yields MLHSHLTTLNAVSLILNVFQADGCEASALLAGSGIGPADLGHADARITTQQELQVCANAVARREDIGLELGRRMHVSCYGMLGYALLSSATLGDALRLALQYPALLGTVFKLRLLDDGQRVWFSASDYHDSPALSAFNAEFCLVSLKVICDDLLGRPLPLLGTRFEHPRPGYHTRYADAFQCPIGFSAEDNAFAFERRWLDMPLPLADPITHKAMSERCRRLNLEFTGRQAWLGRIRQLLVQQLDAAPGLEGLARQMNCSSRTLRRHLQALGCSYQQLLDELRFERAKQLLADEQMPIYRIAETLGFSETASFRHAFQRWSGVAPSHFRG from the coding sequence ATGCTGCACAGTCACCTGACCACCCTCAATGCGGTTTCGCTGATCCTCAATGTCTTTCAGGCAGACGGTTGCGAGGCCTCGGCACTGCTGGCCGGCAGCGGCATCGGCCCGGCAGACCTGGGCCACGCCGATGCGCGCATCACCACCCAGCAGGAACTGCAGGTGTGCGCCAACGCAGTGGCCCGGCGTGAGGACATCGGCCTGGAGCTGGGCCGGCGCATGCATGTGTCGTGCTACGGCATGCTCGGTTACGCCCTGCTCTCCAGTGCCACTTTGGGTGACGCCTTGCGCCTGGCGCTGCAGTATCCGGCACTGCTGGGAACAGTCTTCAAGCTGCGTTTGCTCGACGACGGCCAGCGCGTCTGGTTCAGCGCCAGCGACTATCACGACAGCCCTGCGCTGAGCGCGTTCAACGCAGAGTTCTGCCTGGTTTCGCTGAAAGTCATCTGCGACGACCTGCTTGGCCGCCCGTTGCCGCTGCTGGGCACCCGTTTCGAGCACCCTCGTCCTGGTTACCACACACGCTATGCCGATGCGTTCCAATGCCCGATCGGCTTCTCCGCCGAGGACAATGCCTTTGCCTTCGAAAGGCGCTGGCTGGATATGCCGCTGCCGCTGGCCGACCCGATTACCCACAAGGCCATGAGTGAACGCTGCCGACGCCTGAACCTGGAGTTCACGGGCCGCCAGGCCTGGCTAGGGCGGATTCGCCAGCTGCTGGTGCAGCAGTTGGACGCAGCACCGGGGCTGGAAGGGCTGGCGAGGCAGATGAACTGCTCGTCGCGCACCCTGCGTCGGCATTTACAGGCGTTGGGCTGCAGTTATCAACAGCTGCTGGACGAGCTAAGGTTCGAACGGGCCAAGCAGTTGTTGGCAGACGAGCAAATGCCGATTTACCGGATTGCCGAGACCTTGGGCTTCAGTGAGACGGCCAGCTTTCGGCATGCGTTCCAACGCTGGAGTGGTGTGGCGCCCAGCCACTTTCGCGGTTGA